The Thermococcus sp. genome includes a window with the following:
- a CDS encoding 50S ribosomal protein L44e, whose protein sequence is MKYPKQIRTYCPFCKRHTIHKVEKVKKRPRSELSQGQRRFRRIMKGYRGFPRPNPAGREKPVKKLDLRFRCTVCGKAHTRGKGFRVKKFELVEV, encoded by the coding sequence ATGAAGTACCCGAAGCAGATAAGGACGTACTGTCCGTTTTGCAAGAGGCACACCATCCACAAGGTCGAGAAGGTCAAGAAGAGGCCTAGGAGCGAGCTAAGTCAGGGCCAGAGGAGATTCCGCAGAATCATGAAGGGTTACCGCGGTTTCCCGAGACCGAACCCGGCAGGCAGGGAAAAGCCCGTCAAGAAACTCGACCTTCGCTTCCGCTGTACGGTCTGCGGTAAGGCCCACACGAGGGGGAAGGGCTTCCGCGTTAAGAAGTTCGAGCTGGTGGAGGTGTGA
- a CDS encoding 30S ribosomal protein S27e yields the protein MPKNLIPMPRSRFLRVKCIDCGNEQIVFSHPATKVRCLVCGATLVEPTGGKGIIKAKILEVLE from the coding sequence ATCCCGAAGAACCTCATACCCATGCCACGCTCAAGGTTTCTCCGCGTTAAGTGCATTGACTGTGGCAACGAGCAGATTGTCTTCAGCCACCCGGCTACCAAGGTTCGCTGTCTCGTCTGCGGCGCCACGCTGGTGGAGCCGACCGGCGGAAAGGGCATCATAAAGGCAAAGATACTTGAGGTTCTTGAGTGA
- a CDS encoding translation initiation factor IF-2 subunit alpha — protein MPRKAKEYPEEGEFVIATVKNIHPYGAFLKLDEYPGKEGFMHISEVAPTWVKNIRDYLKEGQKVVAKVIRVDPSKGHIDLSLKRVNQQQRKAKLQEYKRAQKAENLLKMAAEKLGKDFETAWREVWVPLEEEYGEVYAAFEDAAQNGIEVLKGLIPDEWLDALKPIIEAYVEIPTVTIDAEFEITVPKPNGIEIIKEALIRARDRANKEKDIEVKFTYQGAPRYRIDITAPDYYKAEEVLEDIAEEILRVIKEAGGEATLIRKEKRIRKIKRR, from the coding sequence ATGCCGAGAAAGGCCAAAGAGTATCCCGAAGAGGGAGAGTTCGTTATAGCGACGGTCAAGAACATTCACCCTTATGGCGCTTTCCTCAAGCTCGACGAGTACCCGGGTAAAGAGGGCTTCATGCACATCAGCGAGGTTGCCCCAACGTGGGTCAAGAACATCAGGGACTACCTGAAGGAGGGCCAGAAGGTCGTTGCGAAGGTCATCCGCGTTGACCCGAGTAAGGGGCACATCGATTTGAGCCTCAAAAGGGTCAACCAGCAGCAGAGGAAGGCCAAGCTCCAGGAGTACAAGAGGGCTCAAAAGGCCGAGAACCTTCTTAAAATGGCAGCCGAGAAGCTTGGAAAGGACTTTGAGACTGCATGGAGGGAAGTCTGGGTTCCTCTCGAAGAGGAGTACGGAGAGGTTTACGCTGCCTTTGAAGACGCCGCCCAGAACGGGATAGAGGTTCTCAAGGGACTCATTCCCGATGAATGGCTCGATGCTCTCAAGCCCATAATCGAGGCCTACGTCGAGATTCCAACGGTTACAATCGACGCCGAGTTCGAGATAACGGTTCCAAAGCCGAACGGAATCGAGATAATCAAGGAGGCATTGATAAGGGCGCGCGACAGGGCCAACAAGGAGAAGGACATCGAGGTCAAGTTCACCTACCAGGGGGCGCCGCGCTATAGAATAGACATCACCGCCCCGGACTACTACAAGGCTGAAGAAGTCCTGGAGGACATAGCCGAGGAGATACTCCGCGTCATCAAAGAGGCCGGTGGAGAGGCGACGCTCATAAGGAAGGAGAAGCGCATCAGAAAGATAAAGAGGAGGTAA
- a CDS encoding RNA-protein complex protein Nop10, giving the protein MRFRIRKCPVCGRYTLKETCPVCGAKTRVAHPPRFSPEDPYGEYRRRLKREMLGIASKGEQK; this is encoded by the coding sequence ATGAGGTTCAGGATAAGGAAGTGCCCTGTCTGCGGGCGCTACACCCTGAAGGAGACCTGTCCCGTCTGTGGGGCCAAGACCAGGGTGGCCCATCCCCCGCGCTTTTCGCCGGAGGATCCCTACGGGGAGTACAGGCGGAGGTTAAAGCGCGAGATGCTCGGAATAGCCAGTAAGGGTGAGCAAAAATGA
- a CDS encoding proteasome assembly chaperone family protein, whose amino-acid sequence MKESIIYVLERPELRDPIFIEGLPGIGLVGKLAAEHLIQELDAVKFAELYSPHFMHQVLIKRNSVVELMKNEFYYWQNPDEEGRDIIIITGDQQVAPTDSPGHYEVVGKMLDFVQELGVREIITMGGYQVPELRGEPRVLAAVTHEELIDHYKAKLEGCETEVIWREDEGGAIVGAAGLLLGIGKLRSMFGISLLGESLGYIVDAKAAKAVLSAVTKILGIKVDMTALEERAKETEEILRKVQEMQRAMLEQSMPPAHEEEDRGYL is encoded by the coding sequence ATGAAGGAGAGCATAATTTACGTCCTTGAGAGGCCCGAGCTCAGGGACCCCATATTCATCGAGGGACTCCCCGGGATTGGGCTGGTTGGAAAGCTCGCCGCTGAGCACCTGATACAGGAGCTCGACGCGGTCAAGTTTGCCGAACTTTACTCACCGCACTTCATGCACCAGGTTCTCATCAAGAGGAACTCAGTAGTTGAGCTCATGAAGAACGAGTTCTACTACTGGCAGAACCCGGATGAGGAGGGAAGGGACATAATCATAATCACCGGAGACCAGCAGGTGGCGCCAACAGATAGTCCCGGCCACTACGAGGTAGTCGGAAAGATGCTCGACTTCGTCCAGGAGCTCGGGGTGAGGGAGATAATCACGATGGGCGGCTACCAGGTTCCGGAGCTCAGGGGCGAGCCGAGGGTTCTCGCGGCGGTAACCCACGAGGAGCTCATAGACCACTACAAGGCCAAGCTCGAAGGCTGTGAAACAGAGGTAATCTGGAGGGAAGACGAGGGAGGGGCTATAGTGGGTGCAGCAGGCCTCCTCCTCGGCATAGGGAAGCTCCGCTCGATGTTCGGTATAAGCCTGCTCGGCGAGAGCCTAGGCTATATCGTTGACGCAAAGGCCGCCAAGGCCGTCCTCTCGGCTGTGACCAAGATACTCGGCATAAAGGTTGATATGACCGCGCTTGAGGAGCGCGCAAAGGAAACCGAGGAGATACTCCGGAAGGTTCAGGAGATGCAGAGGGCGATGCTTGAGCAGAGCATGCCCCCGGCCCACGAGGAAGAGGACAGGGGCTACCTCTGA
- the cbiM gene encoding cobalt transporter CbiM → MAKLHIPDGYLGPYTFALFYLIMIPLWYRAFRWLGNLRPSQVPLLGVLTAFSFLVMMYNLPVPGGTTAHIVGGTIIAILIGPWAATVSLTIVLLIQALFFGDGGITTYAANVFNMGVVLPFVGYYTYRFLTQRLKLNEIVSAGIGAYVGLVTAAVVAGIELGVQPYIQPGYCPYTLSVSVPAMAIAHLVTAGPAAAIVTGVVVWYVKKSRPDLFEMRAITKVRG, encoded by the coding sequence GTGGCGAAGTTGCACATCCCGGATGGCTACCTAGGCCCCTACACCTTCGCGCTGTTCTACCTGATAATGATACCGCTATGGTACAGAGCCTTTAGGTGGCTCGGAAACCTCAGGCCAAGCCAAGTGCCCCTCCTTGGAGTTCTAACGGCTTTTTCGTTCCTCGTGATGATGTACAACCTCCCGGTTCCCGGAGGGACAACGGCCCACATAGTCGGAGGAACAATAATCGCCATACTCATAGGCCCCTGGGCGGCAACGGTTTCATTGACCATAGTGCTGTTGATACAGGCCCTCTTCTTCGGCGATGGGGGGATAACCACCTACGCTGCGAACGTCTTCAACATGGGTGTTGTCCTGCCGTTCGTTGGCTACTACACCTACCGCTTCCTCACCCAGAGGCTAAAGCTCAACGAGATAGTCTCGGCTGGAATAGGCGCCTACGTTGGCCTCGTAACGGCTGCCGTTGTTGCCGGAATTGAGCTCGGAGTCCAGCCCTACATCCAGCCGGGCTACTGCCCTTACACGCTCAGCGTTTCAGTGCCGGCCATGGCCATAGCGCACCTCGTCACAGCCGGCCCGGCAGCAGCCATAGTCACTGGAGTTGTGGTCTGGTATGTTAAGAAGAGCAGACCAGACCTCTTCGAGATGAGGGCCATAACCAAAGTCAGGGGGTGA
- a CDS encoding PDGLE domain-containing protein, giving the protein MDRVTKTLLAIIGAMIILSPIGILLVWNYNDAWGEWDVNTVEQMVGHKLPGMEKLSDVWSHAVLPDYNLPGWEDKLHASLGYIISAVVGTTLVLLLYYALVKFTGGGGTSA; this is encoded by the coding sequence ATGGACCGGGTCACCAAGACGTTGCTCGCAATCATCGGAGCTATGATAATACTCTCGCCAATAGGCATCCTCCTCGTATGGAACTACAACGATGCATGGGGCGAGTGGGACGTCAACACCGTTGAGCAGATGGTCGGCCACAAACTTCCCGGGATGGAAAAGCTCTCGGATGTCTGGAGCCACGCGGTTCTCCCGGACTACAACCTCCCGGGCTGGGAGGACAAGCTACACGCCTCTCTCGGGTACATAATCTCGGCGGTCGTGGGTACGACCCTTGTTCTTCTCCTTTACTACGCCCTCGTGAAGTTCACAGGCGGAGGGGGCACTTCCGCCTAA
- the cbiQ gene encoding cobalt ECF transporter T component CbiQ — protein MGFLEETTREILEFTTEAVFSERYARKEGLLQKLDPRLKIASLIILVTTVVSLRDIGVIVAFYFLALALAVLSRLPVLEFTKRVWVFIPIFTGIIAVPSVFMLPGESAFRVFGLTATWEGIRWAVLFTMRVAAAVSYAVLFTMTSRWNEIISALASFRVPGMVITIATLAYRYVFLLAKLLLDAMHARRARLAGELGMMESWREAGKHIGATFIKANALGEELYYAMVSRGYVNEVQPLGEFRFKGIDYAFSALTALIVLLTLAFTRGLP, from the coding sequence ATGGGCTTTCTTGAGGAAACGACAAGGGAGATCCTGGAGTTCACAACGGAGGCGGTTTTTTCGGAGAGATACGCCCGAAAAGAGGGCCTTCTGCAGAAGCTTGACCCGAGGCTTAAAATAGCCTCACTCATCATTCTTGTAACAACGGTGGTATCCCTACGGGACATCGGGGTTATAGTTGCCTTTTACTTCCTCGCGCTGGCCCTGGCTGTTCTCTCAAGGCTCCCGGTGCTGGAGTTCACCAAAAGGGTTTGGGTCTTCATCCCGATTTTTACAGGGATAATCGCCGTTCCATCAGTCTTTATGCTCCCGGGAGAGAGCGCCTTCAGGGTTTTCGGCCTTACGGCGACGTGGGAGGGAATCCGCTGGGCTGTGCTCTTCACGATGAGAGTCGCAGCCGCCGTTTCCTACGCGGTGCTTTTCACGATGACGAGCAGGTGGAACGAGATAATATCAGCTTTGGCCTCATTCAGGGTTCCGGGGATGGTAATAACGATAGCAACCCTAGCCTATCGCTACGTTTTTCTCTTGGCTAAGCTCCTCCTCGATGCAATGCACGCTAGGCGCGCGAGGCTCGCCGGAGAGCTCGGAATGATGGAGAGCTGGAGGGAAGCTGGAAAGCACATAGGGGCGACCTTCATCAAGGCCAACGCCCTTGGGGAGGAGCTTTACTACGCCATGGTCTCAAGGGGCTACGTCAACGAAGTCCAACCGCTCGGGGAGTTCAGGTTTAAGGGCATCGACTACGCTTTCTCGGCATTGACTGCCCTAATAGTTCTCCTAACGCTGGCCTTCACGAGGGGATTGCCATGA
- a CDS encoding ABC transporter ATP-binding protein codes for MKVYELRNVSYRYPTGEWALRGINMEVTRGETLAIVGPNGAGKTTLLKLMDALIMPTEGEILFEGRPITEETTTDREFRRRVGFLFQSPDVMLFSATVLEDVAFGPVHLWGREKGLRRAREELRKLGIEGLADRHPYSLSGGEKKKASIACVTSMEPEVLLLDEPTRDLDLKNRNFVLDMIRHWKDRGMTVVVVTHDLRLIRLADRVYVVNRKVLFEGTPRELFSRPELIERANLDVPEIVRLFHMLGLKEIPLSVEEAVDILRRKGFRP; via the coding sequence ATGAAGGTTTACGAGCTTAGAAACGTTTCCTATCGCTATCCAACGGGCGAGTGGGCACTCAGGGGCATCAACATGGAAGTTACGAGGGGAGAAACCCTCGCGATAGTCGGGCCGAACGGAGCGGGCAAGACGACCCTCCTCAAGCTCATGGACGCGCTGATTATGCCAACGGAGGGGGAGATACTCTTCGAGGGGAGGCCGATAACCGAGGAGACAACGACCGACCGCGAGTTCCGGCGGAGGGTAGGTTTCCTCTTCCAGAGCCCTGACGTCATGCTCTTCAGCGCAACGGTGTTGGAGGACGTGGCCTTCGGCCCGGTTCACCTCTGGGGAAGGGAGAAGGGCCTGAGAAGGGCCAGAGAAGAGCTCAGAAAGCTCGGCATTGAAGGCCTAGCCGACAGGCATCCCTACAGCCTCAGCGGAGGGGAGAAGAAGAAGGCCTCGATAGCCTGCGTGACGAGCATGGAACCGGAGGTTCTGCTCCTCGACGAGCCTACGAGAGACCTCGATCTGAAGAACAGGAACTTTGTGTTGGATATGATAAGGCACTGGAAAGATAGAGGCATGACCGTTGTCGTGGTGACCCATGACCTCAGGCTCATCCGCCTAGCAGATAGGGTTTACGTTGTGAACAGAAAAGTGCTCTTCGAGGGAACACCGAGGGAGCTTTTCTCAAGGCCCGAGCTGATAGAGAGGGCAAACCTCGACGTCCCGGAGATAGTCAGGCTCTTCCACATGCTCGGACTGAAGGAAATACCGCTCAGCGTTGAGGAGGCCGTTGACATATTGAGAAGAAAAGGGTTCAGGCCCTGA
- the glmM gene encoding phosphoglucosamine mutase has protein sequence MGKLFGTFGVRGIANEKITPEFALKMGMAFGTMLKREGREKPLVVVGRDTRVSGEMLKDALISGLLSVGCDVIDVGIAPTPAIQWATAHFNADGGAVITASHNPPEYNGIKLLEPNGMGLKKEREAVVEEIFFNGDFDRAKWDEIGEVREENIIKPYIEAIKERVDVEAIRRRRPFVVVDTSNGAGSLTLPYLLRELGCKVVSVNAHPDGHFPARNPEPNEENLRGFMKIVKALGADFGVAQDGDADRAVFIDENGRFIQGDKTFALVADAVLREKGGGLLVTTIATSNLLDDIAKRNNAKVMRTKVGDLIVARALLEHNGTIGGEENGGVIFPDFVLGRDGAMTTAKIVEIFAKSGKKFSELIDELPKYYQFKTKRKVEGDRKAIVAKVAELAEKRGYRIDTTDGVKILFSDGWVLVRASGTEPIIRVFSEAKSEEKAKEYLELGLGLLEEALRA, from the coding sequence ATGGGGAAGCTCTTCGGAACCTTTGGGGTTAGGGGAATAGCGAACGAAAAGATAACGCCGGAGTTTGCCCTCAAGATGGGCATGGCCTTCGGAACGATGCTCAAGAGGGAAGGCAGAGAAAAGCCCCTCGTTGTTGTCGGCAGGGACACCAGGGTAAGTGGTGAGATGCTCAAGGACGCTTTAATCAGCGGTTTGCTGAGCGTTGGCTGTGACGTCATAGACGTCGGCATAGCGCCAACGCCGGCAATACAGTGGGCGACAGCACACTTCAACGCCGACGGGGGAGCCGTTATCACCGCCTCCCACAACCCACCGGAGTACAACGGAATAAAGCTCCTTGAGCCAAACGGTATGGGGCTGAAGAAGGAGCGCGAGGCGGTGGTTGAGGAGATATTCTTCAACGGGGACTTCGATAGAGCTAAGTGGGACGAGATAGGCGAAGTCAGGGAGGAAAACATCATAAAGCCCTACATCGAGGCGATAAAGGAAAGGGTGGACGTCGAGGCGATAAGGAGGAGAAGACCCTTTGTCGTCGTTGACACCTCCAACGGCGCCGGCTCGCTGACACTCCCGTATCTGCTAAGAGAGCTCGGCTGTAAGGTTGTCTCTGTAAACGCCCATCCAGACGGTCACTTTCCAGCTAGAAATCCAGAGCCAAACGAGGAGAACCTCAGGGGTTTCATGAAGATAGTTAAGGCTCTTGGAGCGGACTTCGGCGTTGCGCAGGACGGCGATGCCGACAGGGCGGTCTTCATAGATGAGAACGGTCGCTTCATACAGGGCGACAAGACCTTTGCTCTCGTTGCCGATGCCGTTCTGAGAGAGAAGGGCGGCGGGCTTCTCGTTACTACCATAGCCACCTCGAACCTTCTCGACGATATAGCGAAAAGAAACAACGCCAAAGTCATGCGAACGAAGGTCGGTGATTTGATAGTTGCCCGCGCTCTCCTTGAGCACAACGGCACCATTGGAGGGGAAGAAAACGGCGGTGTTATCTTCCCGGACTTCGTTCTGGGAAGGGACGGGGCGATGACGACCGCTAAAATAGTCGAAATCTTTGCCAAGAGCGGAAAGAAGTTCAGCGAGCTGATCGATGAACTGCCAAAGTACTACCAGTTCAAGACGAAGAGAAAGGTGGAAGGCGACAGGAAGGCGATAGTTGCCAAGGTTGCCGAGCTTGCTGAGAAGAGAGGTTACAGGATAGACACAACCGATGGGGTAAAGATACTCTTCAGCGACGGCTGGGTTCTGGTCAGGGCCAGTGGAACTGAGCCCATAATCAGGGTCTTCAGCGAAGCTAAAAGCGAGGAGAAGGCTAAGGAATACCTTGAGCTGGGGCTTGGTCTTTTGGAGGAGGCCCTCAGGGCCTGA
- a CDS encoding mannose-1-phosphate guanylyltransferase/mannose-6-phosphate isomerase, which produces MKTLILAGGKGTRLWPLSRELMPKQFVRFLDEKSLFQKTVERALKFSRPAEIFVVTNREYKFRVLDDLRELGVELPPENILLEPVGKNTLPAIYWGVKTIDEAFGDSVVAVLPSDHLIEVNKAYETAFARAEKLARDYLVTFGIKPTRPHTGYGYIKPGKAIKEGDDLLGYTVAEFKEKPDLETAKKYVESGYYWNSGMFAFSTSLFLEEAEKHSPELVKAFEEESIEKAYELAPEISVDYGVMEKTDKAAVVPLNTYWNDLGSFDAIYEVLEKDEDGNAIRITSKNAYHIGVNSKNNLIIAERLTATVGVEDLIIIDTDDALLVAKKGESQKVKEIYKVLKEKNDERAIVHRTAYRPWGSYTVLEEGERYKIKRLTVLPGKKLSLQMHYHRSEHWVVVRGTAKVRIGDREILLRPGESTFIPAGTVHRLENPGKVVLEVIETQIGEYLGEDDIVRFADDFGRK; this is translated from the coding sequence ATGAAGACGCTGATTCTGGCTGGAGGGAAGGGAACCCGACTGTGGCCCCTGAGCAGGGAACTCATGCCCAAGCAGTTCGTCCGCTTCCTCGACGAGAAGAGCCTCTTCCAGAAGACCGTTGAGAGAGCTCTCAAGTTCTCAAGGCCGGCGGAGATATTCGTGGTCACCAACAGGGAGTACAAATTCAGGGTTCTCGACGACCTGAGAGAGCTCGGCGTTGAACTTCCACCCGAGAACATCCTCCTTGAACCTGTTGGCAAGAACACCCTTCCCGCTATCTACTGGGGGGTTAAGACGATAGACGAGGCCTTCGGGGACTCGGTCGTTGCAGTTCTGCCGAGCGACCACCTGATTGAGGTGAACAAGGCCTACGAGACCGCTTTCGCCAGGGCGGAGAAGCTCGCCAGGGATTACCTGGTGACCTTCGGCATAAAGCCGACGAGGCCCCACACCGGCTACGGCTACATAAAGCCGGGCAAGGCCATCAAGGAAGGCGATGATTTGCTCGGCTACACCGTTGCCGAGTTCAAGGAGAAGCCAGACCTTGAGACGGCCAAGAAATACGTTGAGAGCGGTTACTACTGGAACAGCGGGATGTTCGCCTTCTCGACCTCGCTCTTCCTTGAGGAGGCGGAGAAACACTCGCCAGAGCTTGTGAAGGCCTTCGAGGAGGAGAGCATAGAGAAGGCCTACGAGCTGGCCCCTGAGATAAGCGTTGACTACGGGGTTATGGAGAAGACCGACAAAGCTGCCGTTGTTCCACTCAACACCTACTGGAACGACCTCGGCAGTTTCGACGCGATATACGAGGTTCTGGAGAAGGATGAAGACGGGAACGCCATAAGGATAACGAGCAAAAACGCCTACCACATCGGGGTAAACTCTAAGAACAACCTCATAATAGCCGAACGCCTAACCGCGACGGTGGGCGTTGAAGACCTCATCATAATCGACACCGACGATGCCCTCCTCGTGGCGAAGAAGGGCGAGAGCCAGAAGGTCAAGGAAATCTACAAGGTTCTGAAGGAGAAGAACGACGAGAGGGCAATCGTCCACAGAACCGCCTATCGGCCCTGGGGAAGCTACACCGTCCTTGAGGAGGGCGAGCGCTACAAGATAAAGCGCCTGACCGTTTTGCCTGGCAAGAAGCTTTCCCTCCAGATGCACTACCACCGCTCGGAGCACTGGGTCGTGGTGAGGGGAACTGCTAAGGTTCGCATTGGCGACAGGGAGATTCTCCTCAGGCCGGGGGAGAGCACCTTCATACCGGCCGGCACAGTTCACAGGCTTGAAAACCCCGGAAAGGTCGTCCTCGAAGTTATAGAGACCCAGATAGGTGAATACCTCGGCGAGGACGACATAGTCCGCTTTGCGGATGACTTTGGAAGAAAATGA
- the mpgP gene encoding mannosyl-3-phosphoglycerate phosphatase, translating into MRVIFLDLDKTLLWEDYSPEPAREFIGSLKEKGFEIVLNSSKTRAEQEYYRRAWKLREPFIVENGSAVFIPDGYFPFEVKGVRKGSYTVIELGERYEKIKAILDNIAEKYGLKYYGNSTPEEVMAFTGLPEELVLLAFQREYSETIFRWSREGFEEELEAKGLRAVRGSRFVNVIGNTDKGKAALVILSLYSRLGKVESYAVGDGENDFPLFEIVDRAFIVGNLSHAKAKNISSIDELLEVMG; encoded by the coding sequence ATGAGGGTTATCTTCCTCGACCTCGATAAGACCCTACTTTGGGAGGATTACTCGCCCGAGCCGGCTAGAGAGTTCATAGGCTCCCTGAAGGAGAAGGGCTTCGAGATAGTTCTCAACTCCTCCAAGACGAGGGCCGAGCAGGAGTACTACAGAAGAGCTTGGAAGCTCAGGGAACCTTTCATCGTCGAGAACGGTAGCGCGGTCTTCATACCTGACGGCTACTTTCCCTTCGAGGTGAAAGGGGTTAGGAAAGGTAGCTACACGGTGATCGAGCTCGGCGAGAGGTACGAGAAAATAAAGGCCATCCTCGACAATATCGCGGAAAAATACGGCCTCAAATACTACGGGAACTCGACTCCGGAGGAGGTCATGGCCTTCACGGGTCTCCCAGAGGAACTCGTTCTTTTGGCGTTTCAGAGGGAGTACAGCGAGACGATCTTCAGGTGGTCGAGGGAAGGCTTTGAGGAAGAGCTTGAAGCTAAGGGGCTTAGGGCCGTCAGGGGGAGCAGGTTCGTCAATGTCATTGGGAACACCGATAAGGGAAAGGCTGCTTTGGTCATCCTCAGCCTCTACTCGCGCCTTGGAAAGGTCGAGAGCTATGCCGTTGGCGACGGGGAAAACGACTTCCCGCTCTTCGAGATTGTCGATAGGGCCTTCATCGTTGGAAACCTTAGCCATGCCAAGGCTAAAAATATAAGCTCCATCGATGAACTACTGGAGGTGATGGGATGA